A genome region from Mercenaria mercenaria strain notata chromosome 11, MADL_Memer_1, whole genome shotgun sequence includes the following:
- the LOC123532100 gene encoding uncharacterized protein LOC123532100, with the protein MLIVYIDMIDLHTSYVCRIYPCTITEIPLSFYIALPRVYQCNRLVLTLQHQTMAFEYRSNHSSRGTALIIGNEFKGQKAERKGCKEDVIMMQELFRRLDFNVTTFMNLSAAQMKEKLTQASKNKNNEDSDCFVFVLSTHGHEVFVEDMGQVYPSGADVWRHGVLGEDGTTVYVDDIIDIFTDDKTYKLAGKPKLFFLQACKSRQTTRYSPQPGDTYDPGHKVEVMTTAGESSNKGQRSSKADTKDSVDWLYNFDITGTEDIYSGWVKDPDVWCPETMAKTPGSQASQQDAAWELVEEDAGGSGDSNSLPPSPFDIVPIKCPDDFLIMYPVMSGKFAFRNARAGSHLLNFLHKSENLAELLRGCNLLQYLTRVSQGMALYEYKPDLNAISVMNGRRAMQARISGVSYDPLGTFKNHLYCNIKYLSKEENQEMLIEIIGEEHRNRLKGDASIVEPYLKDMVEKLTEAQMTRILDRILPFKMTACVVHRLKGDVCFLPKRKNTPMGKLRNALLPKETYV; encoded by the exons CACCAAACCATGGCATTTGAGTATAGATCAAACCATTCATCCAGAGGCACTGCGCTAATTATTGGTAATGAGTTCAAAGGTCAGAAAGCAGAGAGAAAAGGGTGTAAAGAAGACGTCATTATGATGCAGGAGCTCTTTAGAAGATTAGACTTTAATGTGACTACTTTTATGAACTTATCTGCTGCTCAAATGAAGGAAAAATTAACACAAG cgagtaagaataaaaacaacGAAGACTCCGACTGTTTTGTATTTGTACTGAGTACGCATGGTCACGAGGTGTTCGTTGAAGACATGGGGCAGGTATACCCATCAGGTGCTGATGTATGGCGGCATGGAGTTCTCGGGGAGGATGGTACGACAGTGTATGTTGATGATATAATTGACATTTTCACTGATGACAAAACATACAAGTTAGCCGGAAAGCCAAAACTGTTTTTCCTACAG GCTTGCAAGTCAAGGCAGACAACCAGGTATTCGCCACAACCAGGAGACACATATGATCCAGGTCATAAGGTCGAGGTCATGACAACGGCGGGTGAGTCATCCaacaagggtcaaaggtcatctaAGGCAGATACAAAGGATTCTGTGGACTGGCTTTACAATTTTGATATAACTGGCACTGAAGATATATACAGCGGTTGGGTGAAAG ACCCTGATGTTTGGTGTCCGGAAACAATGGCTAAAACACCTGGTTCCCAGGCGTCCCAGCAAGATGCGGCTTGGGAACTCGTAGAAGAAGACGCTGGCGGAAGTGGGGATAGTAATTCATTGCCGCCATCGCCTTTCGACATTGTACCCATCAAATGCCCGGATGACTTTCTTATAATGTATCCAGTGATGTCAG GTAAATTTGCCTTCCGAAACGCTCGTGCTGGTTCCCATCTGCTCAACTTTCTTCACAAAAGTGAGAATCTGGCCGAGTTACTTCGTGGATGTAACCTGTTACAGTACCTTACACGGGTCAGCCAGGGCATGGCTTTATACGAGTATAAGCCGGATCTAAACGCCATTTCAGTTATGAACGGACGAAGAGCAATGCAGGCAAGAATCAGTGGAGTTTCTTACGATCCACTAGGTACATTTAAGAATCATTTATACTGCAATATCAAGTATTTAAGCAAAGAGGAAAACCAAGAGATGTTGATAGAAATTATTGGAGAGGAACATAGAAACCGTCTTAAAGGTGATGCTTCAATAGTGGAGCCATATTTGAAGGATATGGTTGAAAAACTAACGGAGGCGCAGATGACACGCATTTTGGATAGAATTCTGCCGTTTAAAATGACAGCCTGTGTAGTACACAGGTTAAAAGGAGATGTCTGCTTCCTACCTAAGAGAAAGAACACACCGATGGGAAAGCTAAGGAATGCGTTATTGCCAAAGGAAACATACGTGTAA
- the LOC128547071 gene encoding uncharacterized protein LOC128547071 — protein sequence MISTGISLSARPGTGATDRAPLQLGYGAPTFPSTSAKDLHIHGSDSSSRECTADDLARGTKRKYDEYKNETHMLTRQKICSYTHTVIPRGVKRKFASDHSEQPRKRFKATPPEDNIGPSENETEPSVSNSTSDEGSNSVLNIGSSDTYSDDSKDISDSQPAAGASKDLSKEESRDAKIEKSEDGISFPRSCVCNVGHSKLR from the exons ATGATATCAACTGGAATTTCGTTATCTGCAAG ACCCGGGACTGGTGCTACAGATCGGGCGCCTTTGCAACTTGGATATGGGGCGCCTACATTCCCTTCGACCTCTGCTAAAGATCTGCATATACATG GTTCAGACAGTTCCAGCCGTGAATGCACTGCAGACGATCTGGCACGTGGCACCAAACGGAAATATGATGAATACAAAAACGAAACACATATGCTAACACGACAAAAAATATGCAGTTACACACATACTGTAATTCCTCGTGGAGTAAAACGTAAATTTGCTTCTGATCATTCAGAGCAACCGAGAAAACGGTTTAAAGCGACACCACCGGAAGATAACATCGGTCCATCTGAAAATGAAACTGAACCATCGGTTTCCAACAGCACTTCTGACGAAGGAAGCAATAGCGTCCTGAACATTGGCAGTTCTGACACTTACTCTGACGACAGTAAAGACATTTCAGATTCGCAGCCTGCAGCTGGTGCTTCAAAAGATCTATCAAAGGAGGAGTCACGTGACGCAAAAATCGAGAAATCAGAAGACGGAATTTCATTTCCCAGATCCTGTGTTTGTAACGTCGGCCACAGTAAACTGCGCTAG